The Akkermansia muciniphila genome includes the window CCGAACTCCCTCCTGAGCACAGCCAACCTGCAAAACGCCAGAAGCCAGGAAGAACTCCAGGCCCTGCTGGACCGGGCCATGAATTCCCGCCTGGCTCCGCCCAAGGAACTCCCGGTTCCTGAAGAGGTATTCCAGGCGGCTTCCGTCATCAACCCCGGCCAGATGGCCCGGCCCATCAACACGGGGGACGGCATCCTGCTGACCCAGCTCGTCAAGCGCGAACTGGAAGATACCCCGGAGTTCCAGATCAAGGCCACCCAGCAGATTGCGCCGGCCCTGACAGCCCAGGCCAAATCCATGATCATGCTGGACTGGCTGAAAGCATGCATCACCCAGTACAAGGTGGAAATTGCCCCCATCCTGAACCAGGAACGCTAACACCCATTCCTTTTCATGGCAGCCGTCATTCCGCCCGTGTCCCGCCGCACAGGGGCGGAATGCCTCCAAAATGCCTTCCTATGATGGCCTCTCCCCGGGGCCATCATTTTTATTGCCCTTGTTCCGCCATCCCTGACCACCTCCATTTTCATCATCCATGAGCGCCCTCCCCTCCCAGTCCAGGTACATCATCGGAACGGAAGCCTGCGAACGCTTCAGCTTCTACGGCATGAAGTCCATCCTCATGCTGTACATGACGGGCCACCTGCTGATGAGTGAAAACTGGGCTACCGCCACCCTCCACGTCTTCGCGGGAATGGTCTACCTGCTTCCCCTGGCGGGCGCATGGCTGGCGGACAAGGTATGGGGCCGGTACAAGACCATTCTTTACATTTCCCTCCTTTACTGCGTAGGGCACGGAGTCCTGGCCACGGCGGACCTCTTCCATACCATTGAAGCGCGCCGCTACATCCTGATGACGGGCCTGTTCATCATCGCGCTGGGCGCGGGAGGCATCAAGCCCTGCGTCTCCGCCTTCATGGGGGACCAGATTCCGAACAAATCCCCGCAGTTGATGACCAAGGCCTTTAATGCCTTTTACTGGGCCATCAACCTGGGCTCCTTCTTCTCCTTCCTGGTCATTCCGGCCATGGAACAGCATTACGGGTACAGCTGGGCGTTTGCCGTTCCGGGCATTTTCATGGGCATCGCCACCTTCGTCTTCTGGCTGGGCCGCAAGAAGTACCACAGAACGCCGCCTGAACGCAACAACGGCCGCGCCGGCTTCTGGAAAGTGCTCTTCATCGTCCTGTTCCACGGAGGCTGGAAGAATGCGGAACAACGCTGCGGAGCTTCCGCCGTGGAGGACGCGCGGCACATCCTGAAAATCCTCTCCATCTTTGTCTTCATCATCCCCTTCTGGTCCATCTTTGAGCAGACGGCCTCCTCCTGGGTGGCCCAGGGCAGCAGGATGATCCCCCTTTCCATCCCGCTCCCAGGCGGCGGCGCCTGGACTATCGGACCGGCGCAAATCCAGGCGGCCAATCCCATTTTCGTGATGGTGTTCATCCCCCTCATCACCGTATTCGTCTATCCGAAGGTGGTGACGCTGGCGCGGCCCCTGGTGCGTCTCGGAACAGGGCTGGCCCTGAGCTCCGTGACATTTCTGATTGTCGCTTTCCTGCAATACAGGCTGGAGGGAGGCGCCTCCATGTCCATCGCGTGGCAATTGATTCCCTACTGCGTGCTCACCATTTCCGAGATACTGCTCAGCACCACCGGCCTTGAATTCGCCTACACGCAGGCCCCGCTGCATTTGAAAAGCGTCATCACCAGCTTCTGGAACCTCACCATCTTTGCAGGCAACATGCTGGTGGCCGCCATCACCTTTTTCCTGTCCAACGGAGAATCCGCCAACGCCATCTCCACGGACCGCTTCATCCTGTACGCCATACTCGCCGCCGTGGTGGCGGTGGCTTACTCCTTCCGGGCGCGCAGGTACGGGAAAACGGAATAGGGGGAAGCATCCCGCCACGCGGGAAATGACGGAGCTTTTCCAGCTCCGGGGGACAGCGGACGCAATAATGTCTTGAAAAAGACAGCCGGACCGTGCGAAATCTGGACACGGCCCGCACATTCTGTCCGGCACAAGATGAAATATCTTTGCTTCATGTTTAATCCTTCATTTAAATCGGCCTCGGTTTTGTAAACAACCGGTACTTTCCGTACTGGTTGTCCCCTTTTGTTTGCTCCCGGATGATCCCTTCCGGGAGGAAGTTCCGTATTATAGGAATTTCAACGTTAATCTACCTGCCACGATGACGGCGCCCCTGTGCCCATGTGGCATACAACATTTACTAAATTAATGAGCAACAAAAATAAAACAATTCACGAATTCGATTTCAACTTCATCTGCGATTATTTTTCCCGCCTGGAACGGCAGGGCCCCGGCAACCCGGAGGCCACCCTCAAGGCCCTCGGCTTCATTGACAATCTGACCGGACAATCCCGCATCGCCGACCTCGGCTGCGGCACGGGCGGACAGACCATGACGCTGGCCGCACATGTCCAGGGAAGCGTTACGGGGCTTGACCTGTTCCCGGATTTCATTCGCATCTTCAACCGCCAGGCAATGCAGTCAAGCTTGCAGGACAGGGTAAAAGGCATCGTCGGGTCCATGGACAACCTGCCCTTTGCAGAAGAAGAACTGGACCTGGTCTGGTCGGAAGGGGCCATTTACAACATCGGCTTTGAACGGGGGCTGAACGAATGGCGCAAGTTCCTGAAACCGGGAGGCTACCTGGCCGTTTCCGAAAGCTCGTGGTTTACCGCGGAACGTCCGGAAGAGATTCACCGCTTCTGGATGGACATGTATCCGGAGATAGACACCATACCCAACAAGATGGCCCAGATACAGGGGGCCGGGTACGTACCTGTCGCTTCCTTCATTCTGCCGGAAAGCTGCTGGACGGAGCATTATTACGCCCCGCAGCTTCCCGTTCAGGAGGCCTTCCTCCATCAATATCCGGGAAATGAAGCCGCCGCGGAATTAGTCGCATCCCTGCGCCATGAAGCGGAATTATACCGCAGGTACAAGGAATTCTACGGCTACGTGTTTTACATCGCAAAAAAGACGGAACAATGATTCATTTAAATGCTTACGGCTGGAATGACAAGTTAGGCCGGCTCAAACGGGAATCAGCATACAGCGCCCTGCCTCATGGCCGCATCGCCATCGTGCACAGGACGTGTTATGAGGTCATTTCCGAGAACGGAGTGTTCCAGTGCGAATTAAGGGGAAACATGATGTATGAACAATCAGCCTTTGAACTGCCCTGCACGGGCGACTGGGTGATTTTCCAGCCCTTTGATGAAACGAAAGGAATTATCGTCGATGTGCTGCCCCATGAACGGACCCTGTACCGCAAGAAAAGCGGAACGGTTTCCGACAGGCAGGCGATCGCCTCTTACGTGGACAAGGCATTCATTGTGCAAAGCCTGGATGATAATTTCAATATCCGCAGGGCCGAGCGTTTCATGGTCCAGATATTGGAAGAAGGGATCAAACCCGTACTGGTGCTGAACAAGGCCGATCTAGGGTTTGACAGGCAGGGCATTGAAGAACAGGTCAAACACCTGGAGCGCCGGATGCCTGTATTTTTTACAAGCATTCATGACCCCCGGACGATTCTCCGGCTCCGGGAATCCATCCCGGAAGGGGAAACAGTGGTGTTTGTCGGTTCTTCAGGCGTCGGGAAAAGTTCCCTGGTGAATGCGCTGTGCGGAAAACCGCTCCTGTCTACCTCCCATATAAGCTCCTCCACGGGTAAAGGACGGCACACGTCCACCCGCCGGGAAATGGTATTGATGGAAGGTTCAGGCGTTTTAATAGACACTCCGGGCGTCCGGGAATTCGGCCTGGCGATCGGCCAGCCCGGTTCCCTTGCAGAAGCGCTGGATATTTCCGACTTCGCGGCCGCGTGCCGTTTCAAGGATTGCGGGCATATCCATGAACCGGGCTGCGCCGTTTTGGAAGCGGTGAACACCGGCCTGCTGGACCGTGAAGTTTATGAAAGCTACCTGAAGCTCCGGCGGGAAGCGGAATACTTTTCCGCTTCGGAACATGAAAAGCGCAACAAGAGGAAATCCCTTTCCAAGCTTGTAGAGGAAGTGAAGAAGCGGAATTCCAAATTCTAACTTGCGTTGAAACGGTGCGGGCATTCCTGAAACGGGAATGCCCGCACTCTTGTTTTACCCGCTATAACGGCCTATTCCGTATTCCAGTTAAACCGCGGCCGCGGGCCTATCCCCTGACGTCAATGTCCAGATGGGCCAGCAGCCCCTCCAGCCCGTGCCGGGAAAAGACCGCCTTTTTCAGTTTGCACATGGCAGGATTGATCGAAAAGTTGAAGGAGGTTGAAAAATCGGCCTTTTCCAAATTGGTTCCGACGAAAGAAACCCGTTCCAGGTCACAGCGGTCAAAAACGGATTCCGCCATGTCCGCGTCATTAAAGTACCCCTCATACATCTTGCAGCCGCGGAAAACGGTTTTCCGCAACCTGGCTTCTACAAAGCTGGCATAATCAAGACGCGAGTTTTCAAAGACCAGGCCGTCCGAAAACCTGTCTATGTCCGTAAAGTCTGCGCCAGTCATCTTGCAGTCGGCAAAGGCAACATCCCGGAGGGCTCCCTTGAAGCTGGCCAGCGTGAAATTGCACGCCCTGAACTCGCACTTCTCAAAATCGGTATTCCGGATGACCAGCTTTGAAAAATCACACGCGACGAATACGCAATCATAGTATTCATCATCCAGCTCCATTTCATGGAAATCCACTTTTTCAAAGGTCTCGTTTTCAGTCATATCATGTTGATGGAAGTTGCCGTGCCGTGCTTGTTTCAATGGTCTGGAATCACCGTTTTCCGGGAAGTAAAAGGCAGAAAAAATTCCCTTCCATGACCGCCGCATCATTTCACCTCCCTTTCCCGCTTTTTAGCATGAAAGCCGACTGCCTGCAAGCCGTCCCGCCTCCACGCATGCTCGCAGGCCCGGCTAACGCCTGCGGAAAAACGTAAAACCATTCCGGATGCTCCCTGCCGCCGCCAAAACACGCGCTGCCCCTCTCCATTTGCTATCTACCTGTTCCCATCCGTATAGTTCCAAACGAGCCACTGCTACACCCCGAATCCT containing:
- a CDS encoding MFS transporter gives rise to the protein MSALPSQSRYIIGTEACERFSFYGMKSILMLYMTGHLLMSENWATATLHVFAGMVYLLPLAGAWLADKVWGRYKTILYISLLYCVGHGVLATADLFHTIEARRYILMTGLFIIALGAGGIKPCVSAFMGDQIPNKSPQLMTKAFNAFYWAINLGSFFSFLVIPAMEQHYGYSWAFAVPGIFMGIATFVFWLGRKKYHRTPPERNNGRAGFWKVLFIVLFHGGWKNAEQRCGASAVEDARHILKILSIFVFIIPFWSIFEQTASSWVAQGSRMIPLSIPLPGGGAWTIGPAQIQAANPIFVMVFIPLITVFVYPKVVTLARPLVRLGTGLALSSVTFLIVAFLQYRLEGGASMSIAWQLIPYCVLTISEILLSTTGLEFAYTQAPLHLKSVITSFWNLTIFAGNMLVAAITFFLSNGESANAISTDRFILYAILAAVVAVAYSFRARRYGKTE
- a CDS encoding class I SAM-dependent methyltransferase, which encodes MSNKNKTIHEFDFNFICDYFSRLERQGPGNPEATLKALGFIDNLTGQSRIADLGCGTGGQTMTLAAHVQGSVTGLDLFPDFIRIFNRQAMQSSLQDRVKGIVGSMDNLPFAEEELDLVWSEGAIYNIGFERGLNEWRKFLKPGGYLAVSESSWFTAERPEEIHRFWMDMYPEIDTIPNKMAQIQGAGYVPVASFILPESCWTEHYYAPQLPVQEAFLHQYPGNEAAAELVASLRHEAELYRRYKEFYGYVFYIAKKTEQ
- the rsgA gene encoding ribosome small subunit-dependent GTPase A; the protein is MIHLNAYGWNDKLGRLKRESAYSALPHGRIAIVHRTCYEVISENGVFQCELRGNMMYEQSAFELPCTGDWVIFQPFDETKGIIVDVLPHERTLYRKKSGTVSDRQAIASYVDKAFIVQSLDDNFNIRRAERFMVQILEEGIKPVLVLNKADLGFDRQGIEEQVKHLERRMPVFFTSIHDPRTILRLRESIPEGETVVFVGSSGVGKSSLVNALCGKPLLSTSHISSSTGKGRHTSTRREMVLMEGSGVLIDTPGVREFGLAIGQPGSLAEALDISDFAAACRFKDCGHIHEPGCAVLEAVNTGLLDREVYESYLKLRREAEYFSASEHEKRNKRKSLSKLVEEVKKRNSKF
- a CDS encoding pentapeptide repeat-containing protein; its protein translation is MTENETFEKVDFHEMELDDEYYDCVFVACDFSKLVIRNTDFEKCEFRACNFTLASFKGALRDVAFADCKMTGADFTDIDRFSDGLVFENSRLDYASFVEARLRKTVFRGCKMYEGYFNDADMAESVFDRCDLERVSFVGTNLEKADFSTSFNFSINPAMCKLKKAVFSRHGLEGLLAHLDIDVRG